A single window of Vicia villosa cultivar HV-30 ecotype Madison, WI unplaced genomic scaffold, Vvil1.0 ctg.002503F_1_1, whole genome shotgun sequence DNA harbors:
- the LOC131639016 gene encoding uncharacterized protein LOC131639016, with protein sequence MISGMLGWNANGAGIGVDRVIDCAEDLKVGYGTHVLSEEADDWWVTTRAKLDADGIAITWAIFKREFLRKYFPEDVRGRNEIEFLELRQDNMTVPEYAAKFVELAKYYTPYNNDEAVDKKGKKHVDRCKPYDRGKAVDWKKPSGGDSSALVRCYNCGEVGHRKNECKLEQKKCFKCDRVGHIATDCKKKTVLFPEAVSADDLNMTARQVNEAIEDGATVFMLFALMNLKEKVVRTELPVVCEFPEVFLEDVNELPPKREVEFAIELVTTVSL encoded by the exons atgatttcTGGTATGCTGGGATGGAATGCAAATGGAGCCGGGATTGGTGTTGAcag agtcattgattgtgcaGAAGACCTGAAAGTGGGGTATGGCACTCACGTGTTGtcggaagaagctgatgactggtgggttactacGAGAGCTAAGTTGGACGCTGATGGTATAGCAatcacttgggctatattcaagagagagtttctgaggaagtacttCCCTGAAGATGTTCGAGGAAGGAATGAGATTGAATTCCTGGAGCTGAGGCAAGACAATATGACAGTtccagagtatgctgccaagtttgtagaATTGGCAAAGTACTACACTCCttacaacaatgacgaggctg ttgacaaaaaGGGCAAGAAGCATGTGGATAGATGTAAGCCATATGATAGAGGTAAAGCGGTTGACTGGAAGAAACCTAgcgggggagactctagtgctcttgtcaggtgctacaactgtggcgagGTTGGACACCGTAAGAATGAATGCAAGCTTGAacagaagaaatgcttcaagtgtgacAGAGTAGGCCATATTGCcactgattgtaagaagaag acggTATTATTTCCTGAAGCTGTTAGTGCTGATGATCTGAACATGACAGCTAGACAAGTGAATGAAGCTATTGAGGACGGTGCaacggtgtttatgttgtttgcattgatgaacTTGAAGGAGAAGGTAGTACGTACTGAATTACCAGTggtatgtgaatttccggaagtttttcTAGAAGATGTAAACGAGTTACCGCCGAAAAGAgaagtagaatttgctattgaattg gttactacagtaagtttatag